One part of the Solanum dulcamara chromosome 3, daSolDulc1.2, whole genome shotgun sequence genome encodes these proteins:
- the LOC129881617 gene encoding omega-3 fatty acid desaturase, endoplasmic reticulum-like, which yields MSSHIHRGSELKTLDDNFTALMGSLGISEIDDKTNNKTELEFDPSDPPPFRLVEIRNAIPKHCWVKDPFRSFSYVVRDLTLVATLIGTAIYLDSWLFYPIYWALQGTMFWAIFVLGHDCGHGSFSDSQLLNNVVGHILHSAILVPFHGWRISHKTHHQNHGNVENDESWVPMSEKLYKKMGYSTKILRYKIPFPLLAYPVYLMKRSPGKSGSHFNPYSDLFQPHERKYIVTSTVCWTIMTIVLFYLCTVFGTLQMLKIYGIPYLVFVMWLDFVTYLHHHGYEKKLPWYRGKV from the exons ATGTCTTCCCATATTCACCGGG GTTCAGAGTTGAAGACTCTGGACGACAATTTCACGGCATTAATGGGGTCTCTGGGAATTAGTGAGATTGATGATAAGACCAACAATAAGACGGAATTGGAATTCGACCCCAGTGACCCTCCTCCATTTAGGCTGGTTGAGATACGCAATGCAATTCCTAAGCATTGTTGGGTTAAGGATCCATTCAGGTCCTTCAGTTATGTAGTAAGGGACCTAACATTGGTTGCTACGTTGATTGGAACTGCAATTTATTTGGATAGTTGGTTATTTTACCCAATTTACTGGGCCCTCCAAGGCACCATGTTTTGGGCAATCTTTGTTCTTGGACATGATTG TGGCCATGGCAGCTTTTCAGATAGTCAGTTGCTAAATAATGTGGTTGGTCACATACTACATTCTGCTATTCTGGTACCCTTTCATGGATG GAGAATCAGCCACAAAACTCACCATCAGAACCATGGAAATGTGGAGAATGATGAGTCTTGGGTGCCA ATGTCGgaaaaactatacaaaaaaaTGGGTTATTCAACCAAGATTCTAAGATACAAGATCCCATTTCCCTTGTTAGCATATCCAGTGTATTTG ATGAAGAGAAGTCCAGGGAAATCTGGTTCTCATTTCAACCCATACAGTGACTTGTTTCAACCGCATGAGAGAAAATATATTGTAACATCAACTGTATGCTGGACTATCATGACAATTGTCCTCTTTTACCTATGCACCGTCTTTGGTACTCTGCAAATGTTAAAGATTTATGGCATTCCTTATTTG gtTTTTGTTATGTGGTTGGATTTTGTTACTTACTTGCATCACCATGGCTATGAGAAGAAGCTTCCTTGGTATCGTGGAAAGGTATGa